In Citrus sinensis cultivar Valencia sweet orange chromosome 3, DVS_A1.0, whole genome shotgun sequence, the sequence GCATTACATATGATCAACTAGTTCTTCTGCTGCATTTTATAGGACTAATCTGCTTTGCAGTTTATGAGCGATTggactttttttcttcttttaatttataccTAATTTCTATAAGTTATGCTTATTTTTGTATCGTActgcattttgatttttttcagcTTAATAAatgatacttttttttttcgcaaTTATGAATTTTCTATTACTTTGATGAGTACGTGAACTGAGTTGATAATGTATAATTTTTACTTAAAGTAATAGCGAACTGGGAGATCGTCACTTCCCCTGATGCTTTTTAGCTTTTACTCGATTACGATTGTTCAGGATTGTTGTTACCCCGTTGatgtaaaatttttggttGGAAATATGTGTGATTCGAATGGGCAAAATATGGATGGCATGATcattctttgatttctttctcAACCGCCAGTGTGCCACTGCCAAGTGGTTGGATTGTctctttaaaaatatcatattattttctctataTGTATACATTGCCTCtgtaattttccattttccccCTAAGATCGAGCTAAGTAAAGGAGACTTGTAAGGATATGTTATTCCGTATTGGCGATGGCAATGGTCGGTACTGTATCAAAGTGAGATCCTACTAGGAATACGGGGTAATCCTTTCATCATTTAAatttaggggaaaaaaaaggtatattcctttttttttttttttaattgcatgaAAGCAAATtggtgaattttaaaattggaagGAAAGATTTGAGTTCACTCTTTATAGAATTTGATGTGATGAGGCTGTTTTAATTCACTCTATGATACTAATAATAAACAGAACATACTGGAGTAGAATATTGGAAGTCATTAACATTATGCCTCCCAATTTGGGATTGAGAATGGTGAGTTTTAATACCAAGTTATTTCTGCCGGCAATAGAGTATTTGTGTGAACTAAAACTTTGTTATACACTTTTTTAATCTCTGGTTTTGGTTCCTCTTTCTCCGTGCGTTAACCATttccaaaattaataaagaagatGGACGGCAAAGGTTtatgctttttattttatctatgtATTTTGTTTTGGAAAGAAATCGAAATAAACAAACTTCACAATATTATTTAGATCAAATTCTTCCCgttttacactttttttttccaaattttatagatttaatcatttaaaaaagtttataatGGAGAAAAAGATATAGGTGGGTTTTATTAggtaagtttttatttttagtgcTTATTCGGTATGACTTGTGTAATAAATATGcatgtttgtttaattttaaaaaaatatttttaaaatttttattgtaatttaattgtattttgaGTAGAGGTTTTACTCATGATTAATATGTTAAGATTTATTCTTAACTAATAAAAGTGTACAAATTAAACTCTGAATTTAAGGTTAGTGAATTAATATTACTGAATATTCATACtgaaaagtatttttattttgtgatgggagaaaacaaaaattttcttctatgcaaatcattatattttctgaagaatttgaaaaaaagggAGGGAGAATTCCGGTTGTTGTCATTTTCCCTCCATCTTCCTTCAATTCGTTggtaaataaacaaaattggCAAATATCTTGTAACTGTTAACTACCCAAGCCAAAACACTATGGCCCCCACAACCGCAGCCACCAAATCGACGTCGTTCCACCACCGCATCATAACCCTAGACGCCGCCGTTTCCAAATCAATCCACACGCTCTTCCACACATCAATCCCCGGGtccctcctcctcctcctcgaATACTCCGCCGACTTTCGCTTCTCATTTCCCCTCGCACTCTCTCTCTACTTCACTCGCGTCCGCCGCCCTTACCTAATCCAGTTCCTCGTCGGCCTCCTCGTCGACCTCCTCTTCGTCGGCCTCGTCAAATCCATCTTCCGCAGATCACGCCCTCTCTACAATCCCGACATGAAGCCTGCCGTCTCCGTCGACCACTTCTCTTTCCCCAGCGGCCACGCCTCCCGCGTTTTCTTCGTTGCCTCGTTTATTTCTCTATTGGACGATTTTAGCGGAAATTGTTGGCTCGTCTTGGGCGTGTGGACTTGGGCTGTGTTGACTTCGTGTTCTAGGGTTTTGCTTGGACGGCATTTCGTCTCGGATGTTCTCGCTGGGGCGTGTTTGGGTGTCCTTGAAGCTGCGTTTGTGTTTCGCTTTTTGAAGGTAAAAACGATTGCAGTCTCATACCTacaaaattaagtcaattgtATATGCTCTCCAAGTGTTGTAAATTACAATTCTTGGATATGAATGATTTTGCCTACTATGTTTCATTGCtgatcttttatttaataaaagccAGAAAAGTTTTGTTATTGTTCCGAATACTATATATCTGAATGTGCTTTATAATAGCTATATGGTTTGACGATAGTTGGTAATTCATTGTATCTTGGGATTGGTGACAAATTTCCTTTCAATGAGGTAGCTTGAGTAATTAAGGCAGAAACCAGCTTGCAAATGAAAATGCTGTTTACTCTGTTATGAATTACAATCTTTATGTGAGTGCTTGTATCATGGGAAGATACATTCTTCTCTGGTAGGTTTGCATATGAAGAGTTTGCATTCTTCTCTTATATCATGGGAAGATACATTCTTCTCTGGTATGTTTGCATATAAAGAGTTTACCTAatggataataataatttgctgAGTTGATTGTACCTTTCTTACTAAACATGCTCATCTTTGAAATGACTGTAacactaatttttattgtccttaccttaaaaaaaaaaaagaaaaaaactcatATTCATTAGGCAACCCCAGGGCAGCTGGAGCTTCCACACGGGTGGTGGTGGagaaaagttgaaattttcTGTCTATTCTTGATGTATAATAGCCAGAATTCcatttgtattattttcataGATTATTTGAGTTGAATATCTAGAATTGATCTTTGAGTTTGATTAAAAGTAGTCTAGTACCACCCAGGTGCTCATTATCTTTCAAACCAAATTTTTAGTGTAGTTTACTTATGGCATACATCTATTGAAATCATGACTGATAAGCTTAGCTTGCAAAGATGATTTGAGGAAGGAAAGTGACGTTGTTGCATAGAGAAGAATAACATGACTGACTAGTTTTGAATAATTACAAAGAAGTAGTACAATGTTGTTGTGTGAGGAGGTGTCACTGATCTTTAGGATTATCAATGTTGGGCTGAGCTAGGCCACGGTGAGCTTCAAGAGTGATATGCCAATGCCTATCTCAAGCATGGATTAACTTGTTATATCCATGTCCTCCTTATGCATAACCCAGCACATGCTCTTATTCAAGCTTTGGGCTGAATTCGTGCTGGGccaaattaatgaaaacttGAACACCCCAAGCTGTTTCTCGATGGACTAGCTACAgtcatttcttcttttaaattctgaTTCAATTGATTGACTAATTGATTCAGAGGACTTATGCacaatctttcttcttcatttttttttgcgcttgaattttgttttctattattttcttggaaTGAATGAAAATGTCATACGGCAACAACATATTAGATGCTATAATAAATGGCTTGTtacactaaaatttaattgttcacTTCTGAGATATGAGACTAATGCACTGGCATTTGTGTCCACTACCTATTAGAGGTTAAAATGGAAATCCTGGGTGTGCCTGCCATTCAGTAGCCGAAGCTACTTATTCTCCTATACATTGGAGATGGGTTCTTCTGTGCTGTTCCTTACTTCCTCTTGGACATTGCATGGGTTTTGGAAGAATCAGCATTGTTAATTCCATGTTAATATCTGCAGGTGTCATCTGggctttttttatattattgcaATTATGTAGCTTCGTGAAACAAATTGAAGCTGCGAACATACCCCTTTTTTTTCCAGAGTGCTTTGGCAAATggttattttctcttttgcaATGTATTACCATCATTTAGATGGGATCAGTTGATCTCCAATTTTACTGTGCAGCCTTTGGAGATTATGTTTGTAAGGAAGGAGTGTTTGAACATTTAAATGAGAGTATTCTCCACAATAGTTGTAAAGCAGAGCTGCTAAGATCCCTACTGGTATATAGCTAGGCATTTCCCATTTTGGAAATTTTCAACTCCTTCAGGGCTGTGGCTAGACAACTTGGCATACATGTGTTTATGCCAGATTGCCAGTTGCATCACATTAACTATCACACGTAATATTCAGGGTGTGTTGTGGAATCCATTCAATCCTATAAGGCCTATGGTGGCCACGTTTGCATACTCTACTGTCTTCTTAGGCCTTGTAGTCTGCTACTGAATAGGGATTCCAGCAGAGATTCAAGGTTCTAATTGACTGCAATGTTAAAACAACAGTTAAAAATGGGAGGAGCGAAGCTGTTGTCTTCCAATTatgttgataaaaaaatagtcTGACTAGATATGTGTTAGTCTTCCACTTTTTCACGCTTCATTGAAATAGCCTGTTCTGATAACTGTAAATTTGATGCTTTAAGTGGAACTTTTTGCTTGTCCAAGATTTGAAAGAGGAATAAATGATTAGTAGTTAGCAGAATCATCCATTAAGCAGCTGCTTTATTCATGATGATCTTTATCAGATAAGGTGTTGTTGATTTATTGACTGATTGTGACATCAGAAGCTAGCTAGATTAGTGCTGTCAATGATTGTTATAAGTTGCTAGTAGTCATTGAGGTtgtttattgatgaaaatttgaaatgttaCTAGATATAAAGTTGACTGGTAGCACATGGGGCACTGAAAGGTTTACATTCATAACAGTGCTTGTTAGCTGTTTAGTTTTATGGGgcacaaaaaaaaaccttgggatttatgtgatttgttgtgttttaattgcttttgGTGAAATATGGATGCATTCTATTAAATCTGAGCATCTCTACTTTGCAGTGAAATTGGAACCAATGCTGGTTTTCCGTAGAAACTGATTTTCAATCATACTGTTGTCCCGTGGAAACTGAAGATGGCTTGTTCCTTTAGTTTTTAGTAGGATATAACTATCAGCTTTATATGTTTGAACACACTAGCTTTAGGGGTCCTACCACTTGGAAATTTAGCCTTGAATATGTGGTTGGTTCTTCAGGTTCGTCTGTATTGGAGTTTTGTGTCTGGTCCCCTTGTGCTTGACCGGAGCTTTTGGCTTTTGAGTTGGGATAAAAGTTTCTTAATCTTGCAGGATCGCTGCATGTGCTTTCATCATTGCTTTTATATAATCTTAGTTTGAATCCTTAAAAGTGGGCTCTCCTACAAAACCTACTAAGCTTTTTCTCCCAAACAAGAAGAGACAATCATTGAAAAACGCAGTGAGGTTCTTACAAAGCCTACTAAGCT encodes:
- the LOC102614929 gene encoding probable lipid phosphate phosphatase beta isoform X1, coding for MAPTTAATKSTSFHHRIITLDAAVSKSIHTLFHTSIPGSLLLLLEYSADFRFSFPLALSLYFTRVRRPYLIQFLVGLLVDLLFVGLVKSIFRRSRPLYNPDMKPAVSVDHFSFPSGHASRVFFVASFISLLDDFSGNCWLVLGVWTWAVLTSCSRVLLGRHFVSDVLAGACLGVLEAAFVFRFLKRLKWKSWVCLPFSSRSYLFSYTLEMGSSVLFLTSSWTLHGFWKNQHC
- the LOC102614929 gene encoding probable lipid phosphate phosphatase beta isoform X3, with product MAPTTAATKSTSFHHRIITLDAAVSKSIHTLFHTSIPGSLLLLLEYSADFRFSFPLALSLYFTRVRRPYLIQFLVGLLVDLLFVGLVKSIFRRSRPLYNPDMKPAVSVDHFSFPSGHASRVFFVASFISLLDDFSGNCWLVLGVWTWAVLTSCSRVLLGRHFVSDVLAGACLGVLEAAFVFRFLK
- the LOC102614929 gene encoding probable lipid phosphate phosphatase beta isoform X2, with the translated sequence MAPTTAATKSTSFHHRIITLDAAVSKSIHTLFHTSIPGSLLLLLEYSADFRFSFPLALSLYFTRVRRPYLIQFLVGLLVDLLFVGLVKSIFRRSRPLYNPDMKPAVSVDHFSFPSGHASRVFFVASFISLLDDFSGNCWLVLGVWTWAVLTSCSRVLLGRHFVSDVLAGACLGVLEAAFVFRFLKVSSGLFLYYCNYVAS